From Streptomyces sp. CMB-StM0423, a single genomic window includes:
- a CDS encoding IPT/TIG domain-containing protein: MKTAPPSTPVTSQAPLSSQVTMTLAALAATGATPRPSGETVVEQTARIRRGIVAQLQSSTVVSGWELLWLALSPDNANLVYVALNTDGSNQIAVVVRGTVDNPADMLEDLDVGTLVTFSPAGSVEPLAVSAGAMAAFTQVAAARGAEGLAGDVTGAGPIPLMATVTEELAALLQNLPPSPQPTVYVIGHSLGGCVATMLAPYLQAWSWPGNPPQLALVTYAAPTAGGQGFADYVDSLPWAQYERHVNAYDLIPLAWSGLRTALDWYPSPGPAATDEVIALLLTIDGFRKGNVYVQPSANNPITVNPHYLTNDSALTNKTTADFLGQVAYQHANDTYLALLDAPALDAGPVVTGLSPTTGQGGTKIAITGTGFDTNTALDFGTVPCTNFTVDSATTITAYAPDGAGIADVRATNFLGTSPAAPAARFAYGPFAPVAITSISPARGRVDTKVTINGTGFTQNAKVLFRNHASAHVDHESSTTLTARAPRHLPTDPATVDIMIVTDTATSPTGPYDEFTYGD; encoded by the coding sequence ATGAAGACCGCGCCCCCCTCCACCCCCGTGACCTCCCAGGCCCCGCTCAGCTCCCAGGTCACCATGACCCTCGCCGCGCTCGCCGCAACGGGCGCGACGCCGCGGCCCTCGGGGGAGACGGTGGTGGAGCAGACCGCGCGGATCCGCAGGGGCATCGTGGCGCAGTTGCAGAGCTCCACGGTCGTCAGCGGCTGGGAGCTGCTGTGGCTGGCCCTCAGCCCGGACAACGCCAACCTCGTCTACGTCGCCCTCAACACCGACGGCTCGAACCAGATCGCGGTCGTCGTCCGCGGCACCGTCGACAACCCGGCCGACATGCTCGAAGACCTCGACGTCGGCACGCTGGTGACGTTCAGCCCGGCCGGGAGCGTCGAGCCGCTGGCGGTCTCGGCGGGGGCGATGGCGGCGTTCACGCAGGTCGCGGCGGCGCGCGGGGCGGAGGGGCTGGCGGGAGACGTGACCGGCGCCGGGCCGATCCCGCTCATGGCCACGGTCACGGAGGAACTGGCCGCCCTGCTGCAGAACCTCCCGCCCTCGCCCCAGCCCACTGTCTACGTCATCGGCCACAGCCTCGGCGGCTGCGTCGCCACCATGCTCGCCCCGTACCTCCAGGCGTGGAGCTGGCCGGGGAACCCGCCGCAGCTCGCGCTCGTCACGTACGCCGCGCCGACCGCGGGCGGGCAGGGCTTCGCCGACTACGTCGACTCGCTGCCCTGGGCGCAGTACGAGCGCCACGTCAACGCGTACGACCTGATCCCGCTGGCCTGGTCGGGCCTCAGGACGGCGCTGGACTGGTACCCGTCGCCGGGTCCCGCGGCGACCGACGAGGTGATCGCCCTGCTGCTCACGATCGACGGGTTCAGGAAGGGCAACGTCTACGTCCAGCCCAGCGCGAACAACCCGATCACGGTGAACCCGCACTACCTCACCAACGACTCCGCGCTCACCAACAAGACCACCGCGGACTTCCTGGGCCAGGTCGCGTACCAGCACGCCAACGACACGTATCTCGCCCTGCTCGACGCCCCGGCGCTGGACGCCGGCCCGGTGGTGACCGGCCTGAGCCCCACCACGGGACAGGGCGGCACGAAGATCGCGATCACGGGCACTGGCTTCGACACGAACACCGCCCTCGACTTCGGCACGGTGCCCTGCACGAACTTCACCGTCGACTCCGCCACCACCATCACGGCCTACGCCCCGGACGGGGCCGGCATCGCCGACGTCCGCGCCACCAACTTCCTCGGCACGTCCCCCGCCGCCCCGGCGGCCCGCTTCGCGTACGGCCCCTTCGCGCCGGTGGCGATCACCTCGATCTCCCCGGCCCGCGGCCGGGTCGACACCAAGGTCACCATCAACGGCACCGGCTTCACCCAGAACGCCAAGGTCCTCTTCCGCAACCACGCCTCGGCACACGTCGACCACGAGTCCTCCACGACCCTCACGGCCAGGGCCCCCCGCCACCTCCCCACGGACCCGGCGACGGTGGACATCATGATCGTCACCGACACCGCCACGTCCCCGACGGGCCCGTACGACGAGTTCACCTACGGCGACTGA
- a CDS encoding dihydrofolate reductase family protein, translating to MRDLVCTAFISLDGVVDSPGGGPGEEHRSGGWVVNDLEFVPEAWSLKGEELADTAALMFGRRSYEAFAPVWPGSEDHADYKELPKYVVSTTLSDDALVDGWGPTAILRSTEDVAALKEGEGGAIFIHGSAELARRLSDAGLIDQYNLLVFPVLLGAGKSLFGRADRDKQMLTLRESESYSNGITKLIYDVKR from the coding sequence ATGCGCGACCTGGTCTGCACCGCCTTCATATCGCTCGACGGTGTCGTGGACTCGCCCGGTGGCGGGCCGGGGGAGGAGCATCGCAGCGGCGGATGGGTGGTGAACGACCTCGAGTTCGTTCCGGAAGCCTGGTCGCTGAAGGGGGAGGAGCTGGCCGACACGGCGGCGCTGATGTTCGGCCGCCGCAGCTACGAGGCGTTCGCGCCCGTCTGGCCCGGCTCGGAGGACCACGCCGACTACAAAGAGCTGCCCAAGTATGTGGTGTCGACCACGCTGTCCGACGACGCCCTCGTCGACGGGTGGGGGCCGACGGCCATCCTGCGCTCGACGGAGGACGTCGCGGCGCTCAAGGAGGGCGAGGGCGGCGCGATCTTCATCCACGGGAGCGCGGAGCTGGCCCGGAGGCTGTCGGACGCGGGCCTGATCGACCAGTACAACCTGCTCGTCTTCCCCGTGCTGCTCGGTGCCGGGAAGAGCCTGTTCGGCCGGGCCGACCGCGACAAGCAGATGCTGACGCTGCGGGAGTCGGAGAGTTACTCGAACGGGATCACGAAGCTGATCTACGACGTCAAGCGCTGA
- a CDS encoding xanthine dehydrogenase family protein molybdopterin-binding subunit, producing MTPSPEHTATTPIPPGGPEAHGIGASLTATDLVAKTEGTFPYAADLWAEGLLWAALHRSPHAHARIVSVDTSAAEAMPGVRVVVTHRDLPDAAGHGRGVRDRPVFAHDVVRHHGEPVAAVAADHPDTARLAAAAIAVEYELLDPVTDPQAAFEAEPLHPDGNLIRHIPLRYGDPQAAGEVVVEGMYRIGRQDPAPIGAEAGLAVPRPDGGVEIYAAATDPHSVRDQVSACLGLAADRVKVVVTGVPGATGDREDGSMQLPLGLLALRTGSPVKLLATREESFLGHAHRHPTLLRYRHHADARGKLVKVEAQILMDGGAYADTSADALAAAVSFSCGPYVVPHAFVDGWVVRTNNPPSGHVRGEGAMQVCAAYEGQMDKLAAALGMDPAELRARNVMATGDLLPTGQTVTCPAPVAELLTAVREAPLPPAEESLLPGGPEGAGEPGVVRRGVGYGLGMVHMLGAEGADEVATATVRVSGGVATVICAAVETGQGFATLARQIVQEVLGVDEVHTAPVDTDQPAAGPACHGRHTWVSGGAVERAAKMVRTQLLQPLAQKFGMSAELLTIADGKITSYDGVLSTTVAEALEGKELWATAQCRPHPTEPLDANGQGDAFVGMAFCAVRAVVDVDVELGAVRVVEMAVAQDVGKVLNPRQLAARIEAGVTQGVGAALMENLRTNKGIVRHPDLTGYPLPTALDAPDVRIVKLIEERDVVAPFGAKAASAAPVVTSPAAIAAAVRAATGRPVSRLPIRPQSAAVQQPGPPGARQ from the coding sequence GTGACCCCCTCCCCGGAGCACACGGCCACGACCCCCATCCCCCCGGGCGGCCCCGAGGCGCACGGGATCGGGGCCTCGCTCACCGCAACGGACCTCGTCGCCAAGACCGAGGGCACGTTCCCGTACGCCGCCGACCTGTGGGCCGAGGGCCTCCTCTGGGCCGCCCTGCACCGCTCTCCGCACGCGCACGCGCGGATCGTCTCCGTCGACACCTCCGCCGCCGAGGCCATGCCCGGCGTCCGCGTCGTCGTCACCCACCGCGACCTGCCCGACGCCGCCGGCCACGGCCGGGGCGTACGGGACCGGCCCGTGTTCGCGCACGACGTCGTACGGCACCACGGCGAGCCCGTCGCCGCCGTCGCCGCCGACCACCCCGACACCGCGCGGCTGGCCGCGGCCGCCATCGCCGTCGAGTACGAACTGCTCGACCCCGTCACCGACCCGCAGGCCGCCTTCGAGGCCGAGCCCCTGCACCCCGACGGCAACCTGATCCGGCACATCCCGCTGCGCTACGGCGACCCGCAGGCCGCCGGCGAGGTCGTCGTCGAGGGCATGTACCGCATCGGCCGCCAGGACCCCGCGCCCATCGGCGCCGAGGCCGGTCTCGCCGTGCCCCGCCCCGACGGCGGCGTGGAGATCTACGCGGCCGCCACCGACCCCCACTCCGTACGCGACCAGGTGTCCGCCTGCCTGGGGCTGGCCGCGGACCGGGTCAAGGTCGTCGTCACCGGCGTCCCCGGCGCCACCGGCGACCGCGAGGACGGCTCCATGCAGTTGCCCCTCGGGCTGCTCGCGCTGCGTACCGGCTCGCCCGTGAAGCTCCTCGCCACCCGCGAGGAGTCGTTCCTCGGCCACGCCCACCGCCACCCCACCCTGCTGCGCTACCGGCACCACGCCGACGCCCGCGGCAAGCTCGTCAAGGTCGAGGCGCAGATCCTGATGGACGGCGGCGCCTACGCCGACACCTCGGCCGACGCGCTGGCCGCCGCGGTGTCGTTCTCCTGCGGCCCGTACGTCGTCCCGCACGCGTTCGTCGACGGCTGGGTGGTCCGTACGAACAACCCGCCCTCGGGCCACGTCCGCGGCGAGGGCGCCATGCAGGTCTGCGCCGCGTACGAAGGGCAGATGGACAAGCTCGCCGCCGCCCTCGGCATGGATCCCGCGGAGCTGCGCGCGCGCAACGTGATGGCCACCGGCGACCTGCTGCCCACCGGCCAGACCGTCACCTGCCCCGCACCTGTCGCCGAACTCCTCACCGCCGTACGCGAAGCGCCGCTGCCGCCCGCGGAGGAGAGCCTGCTGCCCGGCGGCCCCGAGGGCGCGGGCGAGCCGGGCGTCGTGCGCCGCGGTGTGGGCTACGGGCTGGGCATGGTGCACATGCTGGGCGCCGAGGGCGCCGACGAGGTGGCCACCGCGACCGTCCGCGTCAGCGGCGGCGTCGCCACCGTCATCTGCGCGGCCGTCGAGACCGGCCAGGGCTTCGCCACCCTGGCCCGGCAGATCGTGCAGGAGGTCCTCGGCGTCGACGAGGTGCACACCGCTCCCGTCGACACCGACCAGCCCGCGGCCGGGCCCGCCTGCCACGGGCGGCACACCTGGGTCTCGGGCGGCGCGGTGGAGCGGGCCGCGAAGATGGTCCGTACCCAACTGCTGCAGCCGCTGGCGCAGAAGTTCGGCATGTCCGCGGAACTGCTGACGATCGCCGACGGCAAGATCACGTCGTACGACGGGGTGCTGTCGACGACGGTCGCGGAAGCGCTGGAGGGCAAGGAGCTGTGGGCCACGGCGCAGTGCCGCCCGCACCCGACGGAGCCGCTGGACGCCAACGGGCAGGGCGACGCGTTCGTGGGCATGGCCTTCTGCGCGGTGCGCGCGGTGGTGGACGTGGACGTGGAGCTGGGCGCGGTGCGGGTGGTGGAGATGGCCGTCGCGCAGGACGTCGGCAAGGTGCTCAACCCGCGGCAGCTCGCGGCCCGGATCGAGGCGGGCGTCACGCAGGGCGTGGGCGCGGCGCTGATGGAGAACCTCCGTACGAACAAGGGCATCGTCCGCCACCCCGATCTCACCGGCTACCCGCTGCCCACGGCGCTCGACGCGCCCGACGTGCGGATCGTGAAGCTGATCGAGGAGCGGGACGTGGTGGCGCCGTTCGGCGCGAAGGCGGCGAGCGCGGCGCCGGTGGTCACGTCACCGGCGGCGATCGCGGCGGCGGTGCGGGCGGCGACGGGGCGGCCGGTGAGCCGGCTGCCGATCCGGCCGCAGTCGGCGGCGGTGCAGCAACCCGGGCCGCCGGGCGCGAGGCAGTAG